GATCTGCTGTTAGCACATTTTCTTTTGTAATTTTGTAGGCAGCAAGCGTTGCGCTCCACTTCCCATCAAACAAGTCCTTTTTTAGGCCTAGTTCAATATTATTACCTCTAACTGGTTTAAAAGCCCTACCAAGATAATCTTGTCCTGATACAGGTAAAAAACTCTGATCATATAGGGAATAAACTGAAAAGTCTTTCATAATAGAATAACTTAGTCCAATGCGAGGACTGAACACGTTATCAGATACTTGCGCGGCTAGAGTTTTACCAACAGTTACCGCATGGGTAAAGCGGCCTGCAAGTGTTACTCGTAGTTTTTCGTCTAACATACGGATTTCATCTTGCAAATAAACACCTGTATAAGTTAGATTGGTTGCATAGGTATTGGCACCAGAACGGGACTGAATGCTTTTAGTCGTATAGTCAAAAACAGGAATATTTATGGCTGGAATACCGTAAACAGGATGAAAAACATTAAAAACTCCATTTTCACTATCTTTAGTTACCTGCGTTCTGATATCTTGTGGACCGTTAGTAAAATCTCCCCAGGTTTTCAAGTTACCCATATCAACGCCAGCCATAAATCTATTAATTATAGATCCAGTTTTAATATCTCCCATGATGCTAAATTGTGCATTTTTATTGATAGCCAATTCTTCACTCAAATTGTAATATCTAACAATATCACCGTTTTCTTTCATTGAACTTAACCACGTTGAACCGCCCTTTAAACCGTAATTCACATAGGCAATCTGACCGTTAATTTTCCAATTGTTATCTAGCTTATGGTTAAAATAAAGCGTTAAATTATGATCAGATAATTTACTTGGATCTAGCGCAGGATCGCCAATAAAAAAGCTTGGATCCAATTCGCCAAATCCATTTGGAGAGAAGCTGTAGTTTCCTAAAGATAATGCTTCAACATGTTGATGTGTATATTCAGCAGTGATTAATGTAGCACTGTCAATTTGATAGCTGATAACCGGTGCAATAACATATTTATCGTTGTAATTGTATTTATTAAAGCTTCCCTTAGACTGCGCTGCAAGATTTAAACGATACAATAAACGACCATCTTTAGTAATCTTACCATCAAGATCAACTGCTGCACGTCCTAAATTATATCCCCCTCCACTCAAAGTAACCGAACTACGGTTTTCGCCAGTGGGCTTTTTAGTTACGATGTTATAAATACCTCCGGGCTCACCATTGGCCATCATAAATCCAGATGGGCCTTTGATAAATTCAACTCTATCAATTGTTGCAGCATCTTCGTTAAGCGGACCCCATGGCATTTTCATGTTCATGCCATTACGGAATGCAGGTATCGTGGTACCGCGAGTAGAGATGTTAGCATATTGCGCATCCCAATGGCCAGTACGTGTTGTACCGCTCACATTACGAGTTATACCATCAACAATATCAAACGCCATTTGATCTGCAATTAGCTGACTGGTTACTACTTTAATGTTTTGTGGAATTTCAATTAAAGGAGATTGTAAACGCAAAGAAGGCGATACTTTATCTACCTTATATTTCTTTCTGCCTGTAGATATTTGAACATCATCTAGCTGAGACTTATTCTCATTCAAGGAGAAATCTGAGATCACTGTTCCCTTTGTTAAGGTGATTTGTTTTTCTTTAGGATACAAGCCTACGGCAGAAACTACAAGTGTATAGGTACCTGCTGGTACTTTACGGATGGAGTATGATCCATCTTCATCTGTTACGGCACCATAGGTGGTACCTTTTAATTTTACGGTTACCCCTTCGGCAATTGTACCATCTGATGTGGTTACTCTACCCCTGATACTTCCAGTAACCTGGGCAAATAATTGGCTGCCTGTAAGCAGCACTAAGAACAATACGAGTAAATGTTTCTTCATTATACTATTAAAAATTGATTAGAATTATTTGGCCGCAAAGTAAAGGCTATTTGAGCAGTTTACCAAACTATTTTTAATTAATCTAAATAGCCACCCTATCTGGAAGACTTTTTAGCAGCAACATTTTTAGATACATGTTGTAACAAGAATGTGATTTCACCAATGCCTTAGTTACATACAAAACCAAACAATACGCCTTTGAAGCCGTTATTATTACAGATATGATGAACAATAAAACGATAATCGTCTCCAACCGCTTGCCCGTTAAAATTATAGAACATAACGGAGAATACTTATTAAGCCCCAGTGAAGGGGGATTGGCTACCGGACTTGGATCCGTTTATAAAGAAGGTAATAACATCTGGATTGGATGGCCCGGAATTGAAGTACCGGAAGAAAGACAGGATGAAGTACGGAAGCAGCTTGCTGAGTTAAACCTCATTCCGGTTTTTTTAACTCCGGAAGAAATAAACCTTTATTATGAAGGTTTTTCTAATGAAATTTTATGGCCCGTATTTCACTACGTGGTTACTTACGCTAATTTTGAGCAAACTTACTGGGATTTTTACCAGCTGGTAAATGGTAAATTTGAAGCTGAACTTGCTGCACATGTTAGAGATGGTGATACCATTTGGGTACACGATTACCAGCTGATGCTGTTGCCTTCTTTAATTAGGGCTAAAGCGCCAAACGTTACCATCGGATTTTTTCAGCACATTCCTTTTCCTTCTTATGAAATATTCAGGCTGATACCCTGGCGTGAAGAACTGATACACGGGTTATTTGGTGCGGATTTGATCGGCTTTCATACTTTTGATGATGTGCGCCACTTTTTAAGCGCTGCCGCCAGACTTTCGCCTGCTAAGCTTTCTGATAATGTGATCACTTTTCAGGAACGCCAAATTGTTGTAGAGGCTTTTCCGATGGGAATAGATGATGCTAAATTTGAAGCCCTGGCCCAAAGTCCGCTTGTGGAAGAGCATATGAATTCTTTTAATGAGGGGCTGGACAATGGTAAAGTTATCCTTTCTATAGACCGACTGGATTATAGTAAAGGGATTTTACAGCGCTTGCAAGCTTACGAATTATTGCTGCAAACTAAGCCGCAGTGCATTGGCAAAATTTCATTTTATATGATTGTGGTTCCTTCAAGGGATACTGTGCCGCAATACCGCGAACTCCGAGAGCACATAGACCAATTAGTGGGTAACATTAACGCCAGGTACCGGACTTTAAACTGGCTGCCGGTACATTATTTTTACCGCTCGTTCTCGGTTGAATTTCTTTCTGCCTTGTACAGCACCGCAGATATTTGTTTGGTTACCCCGATGCGCGACGGCATGAACCTTGTAAGCAAAGAATATGTGGCCTCCCGCATCCATGATACCGGTGTACTTATTTTAAGTGAAATGGCGGGGGCTTCAAAAGAATTAAACGATGCCCTGATTGTAAACCCCAACAACATTGGGGAAATTGTAAAAACCATTTTGCAGGCACTAAATATGACTTTAGAAGAGCAGCACAGCAGAATGGCCAGCATGCGTGCTGTGGTTAAAAAATTTAATATCCACCTCTGGGTGAAAAACTTTATGGATAAATTAGAAGAAGTTAAAGTATTGCAGCAAAGCATGCTAACCAGATACGCCTCAATAAAGGTAAGGGAACAGATTGCTGAAGCTTATTCAAAAACTGATCAACGGTATATATTTTTGGACTATGATGGTACCTTAGTTGGTTTTCAGCCGGTTATAGATCAGGCGTCACCAGATCCTGAATTATACGAGCTGTTAAATGACTTGACCAGTGATTTGGCAAATAAAGTAATTATTATTAGTGGACGCCGCAATGAAACGCTGGAGAAGTGGTTTGGCCATTTAAAGCTGGACATGATTGCAGAGCATGGTGCCTGGCAAAAAAGATACGGAGAGGAATGGAAAAGCCTGCCATTGCTTACCGATAAATGGAAGCAGGAAGTGCGTACAGTTTTAGATACATATACCGATCGTACCCCGGGTTCTTTTATAGAAGATAAAAGTTACTCACTAGTTTGGCACTACAGAAAAGTGGAAGATGGTCTTGGCGAGCTTAGGGCGAGTGAGATCATTAACCACCTAAAGATGATTATTGCCGACAAAGGACTACAGTTGATGCCTGGAAATAAAGTAATAGAATTTAAGAACATAGAGGTAAATAAAGGTAAGGCTGCCCAGGGATGGATGCACGAAGCACATCCTGATTTTATACTGGCACTTGGGGATGACCACACGGACGAGGATATTTTTAAAGCCTTACCGGAAGATGCCTATACCATTAAGGTGGGCAGCAATATTTCTGCCGCAAGATACTTTTTAAGAAACCCTACGGAAGTGCGGCTACTATTGAAAAATCTGACAACGTTCGTCCCTCAGGGAAATTAAACATTCAGCGGTATTAAATTCATCTTTAATAGAAGCTTCGTCTCTTTTATAAGTGGCCTTAAGTTCTCTTCTGTTCTTGGCCTGAGAAAAACGCCTGATATCATCCTGGCTTTTTAAAATCAGGCCAGGAACTTGTTTGGGTTTGTGGTCTTCGCCAATGGCTACCATGGTAAAATAACTGGTATTGGTATGCTTAACCACGTGGGTACGTACATTTTCAGAAATAACTTTAATGCCAATAATCATAGAGGTTTTTCCGACATAATTTACGGAAGCCATCAAAGAAACCAGTTCCCCGACTTCTACAGGGGCCAGGAAGTCTACCACATCAATAGAGGCGGTAATGCAGTAGCCATCTGAATGTTTAGCTGCGCAAACGTAAGCTACTTTATCCATTAAACTTAATATGATTCCTCCGTGAATTTTGCCTCCAAAATTAGAGTATGATGGGATCATCAGCTCGGTGAGTGTGGTTTGAGAACTTTCTACTGTTTTATAATCTTGCATAGTATGCTGCAATTTACTGCAAATTTCCATTAATCAAAATGGTAGTTAAATTTATATATTTACGGCGTATGGAAACTCCTCAATCACTTCAGTTATTGTCTGCCATAGAGCAGCGGATATTGGGCTCGCTCATAGAAAAAAGTAAAGCGACACCTGATTATTACCCCATGACAATTTCTGCATTAACTGCAGCATGTAACCAAAAAACATCCCGTAATCCGGTGGTAAATTATGATGAAGAATCTATTGTGCTTACCCTGAATATGTTAAAAATAAAGGGCCTTGTAGGTACAGTATCTGGTGCAGGAAGTCGTGTGGTAAAGTATAAGCATAACCTGGCAATTGTTTATCCTTTGTTGCCTACCGAACTGGTTATCGTTTGTTTGTTACTGCTCCGCGGTCCGCTTACACCAGGAGAAATCAACACCAATTCTTCGCGTTTATATGAATTTGAAACCATCGAAGAAGTTAATGAGCTGTTACAAAAACTTGCTGCGGATGAGCCTGCTTATGTGGTTCAACTGCCTAAAAAAGCAGGCCAGAAAGAATCCAGGTACATGCATTTGTTTGGTGGAATACCAGAGGTTAATGAGCAGGAAGAGGTAGCCAATGACACTCCACAGTCTGCAAATACTACTGAACTGGAAGAACGCATAACGAAATTAGAAAAGGAAGTAGAGGAGCTAAAAGAATTGGTGAATTTATTGATGAACTAAAGATTTTAAGTGTCTAATCTCGCAGACAAAATAAGCTAGCAAATAACGTTTAATTCCGGGTATTTTAAGAAATGGATTACACTGGCAACCTGCTCAGTTCAATATCATCTGGGGTTACAAATATTAAGGGTACTTTTTCTATTTCTACGTAACTGGAATCCAGGCCAAAACTACGTTCTTCTGAAAGGCTTAAGCGTTTTAGCACAAAATAATAGTGCATCACAGTGCGCTCATAAAAACTCAGTTTGGCAAACTTAGACAAATGTTTTTCGAGCAAGACAAATCTGAAGTCACCCGCAATTTTATGTCTGTTTAAAGATTTATACTGACTGGTGATGTCTACCTCGCCATTTTTAACCAGCTCTTCAACTACTTTTCTGAACAGGAGGTTAACCCGCTGCTCTTCGCGAAAACCCAACTTGAAGTCGATCCGGATTAGTTTGCCCGGGATAAGAAATTCTACTTTATATTCTCTGCAAAAAGGCTCATCTACCACATCTACATGGACAAGCCAGTAAATATCGGCCCGCTTTGGCTCTTTTTGAAGGATAGAGTACATGATTTTGGACTCTATTTCTGTTTTGAAGTTAGCACTTGTCAGGTACACCAACTGAGATGAATATTTCGCTACAGTTTCGTCATCGCTCAGCTCACTGATGATCTGGTAATAATCGTCTATCTCCACGTACTTTACAAAGCGGTTTTTGATCTTGCGGGCGGCATACCAGCCCCACATCACGGTAAAAAGTAAGGAACCGATTAAAACAGTTACAAAACCGCCATGGAAAAACTTAGTCATGTTACCTACTAAAAATGCGAGTTCTAATAAACCATAAATGGTTAAAAACAGGACAACGATGTAGGTAGGGACTTTTTTTACCCGCATAAATACCGCGACTAAAATTGTAGTGGCCAGGAAAGTTAAATTGATGGCTAATCCGTAAGCACCTTCCATATCAATGGATCTTTTGAAGATGAGCACTACGATGATACACCCCGCACAAAGCAACCAGTTGATGGATGGCACATAGATTTGCCCTTTTTGATTGCTTGGATAATTGATTTTAACTTTTGGCCAAAGGTTTAACCTTACCGCCTCTGAAATGAGGGTAAAGGATCCCGTAATCATGGCCTGACTGGCAATAACGGCGGCAACTGTAGCCAGTGCAACCAAGGGTAGCAGGTACTGGTGAGGAACCAACTGGTAAAAAGGGTTAAGTTTATCGTTGTAATTTGGATGCGCCAATAACCATGCACCTTGCCCAAGGTAATTTAAGATTAAGGTGATTTTAACAAAAATCCAACTGATGCGGATGTTTTTTCTTCCGCAGTGACCGAGGTCTGAATACAAGGCTTCGGCTCCTGTAGTACATAGAAACACTCCACCGAGTATAACCAGGGCCATTGGGTTGGTGGAAATGAGCTGTACTGCATAATATGGATTGAGGGCCTTAAGCACGGAATAATCATGTACGATATATAGCAAGCCCAATACCCCAAGGGTTGCAAACCAAAGAAACATGATTGGACCGAACAACTTGCCCACCAGGCTGGTTCCAAATTGCTGGATCACAAAAAGAAAAATAATAATGGTTAATACAATAGGAATAATTTGCAGGCTTGGAAATTTTACCTGCAAGCCTTCTATTGCGGAGGTGACGGTAATGGAGGGCGTAATGATCCCATCTGCAAGTAAAGCACAACCACCTATAACGGCGGGTATAACCAGCCACTTTGCTTTTTTACGCACCAATGAATACAATGAAAAAATGCCCCCTTCTCCCCTGTTGTCTGCACGAAGGGTGATGACGACATACTTAATGGTAGTTTGCAATGTAAGGGTCCAGATGATGCAAGACAAGGCTCCAAGTACAAGTAGCGGAGTTATCGGCTGGCCACTATCGCTCACGGTATTAAAAATTGCCCTTAACGTATATAATGGAGATGTACCAATATCTCCATAAACAATGCCTAAACTAATGAGCAGGCCGCCTGCTGAGAGAGAATTTATATTTTTATGATCAGACATTTTATTCGTTCATCTTGCTATGGCAAATAAACAAAAAATAGAAGTAATTGTTAGAATTGGTGTTAAAATGTGTTAAATTACAAGAAACAAAACAAAAAGCTTGCTTAATCTGTATAATTATATATATTTTTGCTGCCATAAAGTATGAACAAAACGTCTAAAACCGCCTTCTTTGCTTATGTAATCTGTTGCGCCTGCATCAGCTTACTCTGCAGTATGCCTGTTTTAGCACAAAAATCTGATAGTATTTATTACAGCTCAAGAGCTAAGAAAGTAAATAGAACACCAACTATCAAAGCAAACATCCAATCTTACAAGCCTAGCTACAATGCTGGCTTAGGCTATCTTCCTTACAACAATTCTTTATTAAACGCCAAAGGCTCGATTAAGCAAGACAAAATTCTTTCGGTATCTAAGGTATATCCAAATCCGGTAGATGATCAGGTAAATGTGACTTTGAAACTTGATCGTGAGGGTGTAGTTTCCATTAAAATTATTGATTTACTGGGAAATGAAGTGATTACCCTAGCCAATGAACGCATGGTTTCTGGTGAACAAACTAAAAGCTTTACCATTCCTAATAAACTAAACAGCGGCATTTATTTTCTGCGCATAGTTTGTGGTGCAGAAACGATTGTAAAACGCATTTCTGTTATCTAATTCCCTTAAAATTCTGGTTTATTGCCTACCTATCTTTAGAGAGAAGGATTTAAAACTGTATTTTAATTTTTTTGTCTTAGAAACGTTATCAAATGGCTGTTATTTTCTTTTTTAGGGATATAAAGCTATTTTTACGAATCGTGCAAGAAGCATGATTGATAAGCCTTAATACGAAATGAAAGTGATTGCTATTGGACGCAACTATGCTGCGCACGCCAAAGAACTGAATAACCCACTGCCTGATGCTCCTGTAATTTTTCTAAAACCAGATACTGCTGTTTTAAAAGATAATAAACCTTTTTATTTACCTGATTTTTCTGCTGACATCCATTATGAGCTGGAAGTGGTACTTAAAGTTTGTAAGGAAGGTAAACATATTGCAGAGAAATTTGCCGGAAATTATTTTGATGAAGTAGGCCTGGGAATTGATTTTACAGCAAGGGACCTGCAAAGTAAATTTAAGGAAAAAGGGCTGCCCTGGGAATTGGCCAAAGCTTTTGACAACTCTGCCGCCATAAGTAAATTTGTACCTAAATCACAGTTTGAAGACATAAGTGCTTTACCTTTTAGCTTAAAAATTAATGACGAATTAAAGCAGGATGGCAACACCAATATGATGCTCTTTTCTTTTGAACAGATCATCTCTTTTGTATCTAAATACATTACCCTTAAAAAGGGAGACTTGATTTTTACCGGAACACCGGAGGGCGTTGGCAAAGTGTTTGCCGGCGATAAACTTGAGGCCTGGATAGCTGATGAGCAATTTTTAAATTTTGAGATCAAGTAACATTAATGCGCAAATTCATTTTATTTTTAGTAGCCGGTCTTTTATTTGTTGTAACGGTTAAAGGCCAGCAAATTTTTAGCAACAATAAATATCCTTTGGTAGACTTTAGGATGCCGATGGACATTAAGCCGCCTGCACTTGCAGGATCTTTTGGTGAGATTAGACCCAATCATTTCCATTCTGGAATTGATTTTAGAACCAACCAGCGTGAAGGTTATCCGGTGTATGCCATTGCCGATGGCTATATTTCCAGGCTTAGGGTGCAAAACAGTGGCTTTGGACAGGCTTTATACGTCAACCACGCTAATGGTTATACCAGTGTTTATGGTCACCTGCAACGTTTTAACCCTAAAATCGATCAGGTGGTAAAAGGCCTTCAATACAGTAAAAAAACTTTTGAACTGGATGAGTTTCCGCAGGCAACGCTAATTCCCGTACGAAAAGGTGATTTGATAGCTTACTCTGGTAACAGGGGAAGTTCTGGCGGTCCGCATTTACACTTTGAGATCAGGGATACCAAAACTGAAGCAACTATTAACCCTCAGCTGTTTGGCATTAATATTCCAGATAACATTAAACCTATAATTTACAGTTTATATGTTTACCGCTTAAATGGTAAGCCCTTTAACGAGTTCACCACGAAGGCTGGTTATACCTTAACGGGTACTGCTGCGGCTTATCGTTTGGCCCAGGGAAAATTAACACTGAACGGTGAATATGGCTTCGGAATTGTAACAACAGATAGGCACAATGGGCTTTCTGGCACCAATGGTGTATATGCCATACAATTGGAAGTTGACGGAAAACTGGTGTTTACCTCTGCTTTGGAGCGGTTTTTATTTGAAAACAGCAAAGCTGTTAATTCGCACATAGACTGGCCTGCTTACATCAACACTAAAAAAAGCATACAGAAAAGTTTTGTAGATCCAGGGAATCCGCTAGGCATTTACAGCAACCTGGTAAACAATGGACGGATAAACTTTACAGACGGCAAATTGCATGAGTTAAAATATACTGTTACGGATGCAAGTGGCAATGCAAGTACCCTCTCTTTTACGGTTCAGGCTGGTGATGGCGTAGTGGCTGAAAACAAAACCCCTTCCACTGGCTTAATTTTTCCCTACGGAAAGTTAAACGAGTACAGTGAGGCCGACTTTAAGGTGATTTTGCCTAAGGGTACTTTATACAATGATTTGAATTTTACGCATAAGATTTTGAAACCTGCATCAGCAGCCTCTGGAAATCAATACTCTGCGGTTTGTCAGATCCAGAACAACCTAACCCCTTTGCATACGGGTTTTGACTTATGGATTAAAGCTAATGCCAGTTTAGAACGTTATAAAGACAAAGCGCTTATGGTAAACACCAATGGTGCATCGCAAGGTGGCATATATGAAGATGGTTTCCTTAAGGCCAAACCTAAGACCTTTGGGAGCTTTTATATTGCCATAGATACGATTGCGCCTGTGATTGTGCCCTTAAATATTTCGGATGGAAAGCGCATGACAGGGATTAGTAAAATGTCTTTCAAAATAAGAGATAACCTTTCTGGTATCCAAAGTTTTAATGGCTATATTGACGGTGAATGGGTGCTGATGGAATTTGACACTAAAACCGCTACCTTGTGGCACACTTTTGATGAAAGGACCACTGCGGGAAAACATGAGCTGAAAATTGTAGTGACTGACATGAAAGACAATAGTAAAACTTATACCATAACATTTTATAAATAATATGAGTGAATTAAAAGAAGGTATGCAGGCTCCGGAATTTACCGCAGCAGACCAGGCTGGCCAGCCAATTTCTCTGGCACAATTTAAAGGCAAAACGGTAGTTTTATATTTTTATCCAAAAGACGATACCCCGGGCTGTACCGCAGAGGCTTGCGATTTCAGAGACAATTACCAGGGTTTACTGGCCAAAGGCATTACGGTACTTGGCGTGAGTGCAGATGACGAGAAATCTCACCTGAAATTTGCAACTAAACATAGTTTACCCTTTACATTGATAGCTGATACAGATAAAAAGATTGTAGAGGCTTACGGCGTTTGGGTAGAAAAAAATATGTATGGCAAAAAATACATGGGTATTAGTCGCAAAACCTTTATAATTGATGAAAATGGTTTTATAAAGCACATTATTGACAAGGTTGACACCAAAAATGCGACCGCACAGGTTTTGGATTTGATAAAATAAATTAACTTTGGTACGGTTGCAAAGGATCGGGAATGCACCGGCTGGTAACACCAGTAAACCAAATAAAAACTAATATTGCAACAAGTAGTAAATTATGATGAAACGTACGATTGAAGAATTAGAGGATATCGCTTCGCAGGTAAGAAGAGATATTGTAAGAATGGTTCATGGCTGCCAGTCCGGGCACCCTGGAGGATCATTAGGCTGTGCTGATTTTATGACAGCTTTATATTTTGAAGTGATGAACCACAATCCGGACTTTAAAATGGAAGGTAAAGGAGAAGATTTATTTTTCCTTTCTAACGGCCATATTTCTCCTGTATTTTACAGTGTACTGGCTAGATCTGGCTATTTTGATGTAGCTGAACTGGCTACTTTTAGAAAGTTAAACTCGAGGGTTCAGGGACACCCTACCACCCACGAAGGTTTACCAGGTATCCGTATTGCTTCTGGTTCATTAGGACAGGGCCTTTCTGTTGCCATTGGTGCGGCTTTGGCTAAAAAACTAAATAAAGACCTATCTCACGTTTTTGTGTTGCTTGGTGACGGTGAGTTACAGGAAGGCCAAAACTGGGAAGCGATTATGTTTGCTCCTTTTAACAAGGTTGACAATTTAATAGCATCCGTTGATTATAACGGTCAGCAAATTGACGGCCCTACAGAAAAAGTACTTTCGCTGGAAAGCTTACAAGCTAAATTTGAAGCTTTTGGATGGCATGTAATCACCTCTAACGGTAATGACATGGCTGATATTGTTAGGAACCTTGAATATGCAAAATCATTGCTTGGAAAAGGTAAGCCTGTTTTGAATTTAATGAGTACCATTATGGGTAACGGTGTTGACTTTATGATGGGATCGCACAAATGGCACGGTGTTGCCCCTAACGATGAGCAACTTGCCCTTGCAATTGCCCAATTAAAAACCACACATAAAGATTACTAGAACCGTGAGAAAAAAATTCCCATATACAGAAAAAAAAGATACCCGCTCTGGTTTTGGAGCAGGACTATTAGAAGCAGGAAAAAACAATCCTGAAGTTGTTGCCTTATGTGCAGATTTAGTAGGCTCTTTAAAAATGGATGCCTTTATTAAGGAATTTCCAGAGCGCTTTTTCCAGATTGGTATTGCTGAAGCCAATATGATTGGTATTGCTGCCGGTTTATCTATTTCTGGTAAGGTTCCTTTTACCGGAACGTTTGCCAACTTTTCTACCGGACGTGTATACGACCAAATCCGTCAATCTGTAGCTTATTCCGATAAAAATGTTAAGATTTGTGCATCGCACGCTGGTTTAACTTTAGGTGAAGATGGCGCTACGCACCAGATTTTGGAAGACATAGGCTTGATGAAGATGCTTCCTGGAATGACCGTAATTAACACTTGTGATTACAACCAGACTAAAGCAGCAACCATTGCTATTGCAGAACACCATGGCCCTGTTTATTTGCGTTTTGGACGCCCTGTGATCCCTGTATTTACAGATCCGGATCAAAAATTTGAGATTGGCAAAGCATGGATGGTAGATGAAGGTACTGATGTGACGATTGTTGCAACCGGACATATGGTATGGAAAGCAATTGAAGCTGGCGAGCAATTGGAAGCTTTAGGCATAAGTGCAGAAATTATTAACATACATACCATTAAACCGCTTGATGAAGAGGCTATTTTAACCTCTATTAAAAAAACAGGTTGTGTGGTAACTTGCGAAGAACACAATAAATTTGGTGGCCTGGG
The Pedobacter sp. MC2016-14 DNA segment above includes these coding regions:
- a CDS encoding TonB-dependent receptor; the protein is MKKHLLVLFLVLLTGSQLFAQVTGSIRGRVTTSDGTIAEGVTVKLKGTTYGAVTDEDGSYSIRKVPAGTYTLVVSAVGLYPKEKQITLTKGTVISDFSLNENKSQLDDVQISTGRKKYKVDKVSPSLRLQSPLIEIPQNIKVVTSQLIADQMAFDIVDGITRNVSGTTRTGHWDAQYANISTRGTTIPAFRNGMNMKMPWGPLNEDAATIDRVEFIKGPSGFMMANGEPGGIYNIVTKKPTGENRSSVTLSGGGYNLGRAAVDLDGKITKDGRLLYRLNLAAQSKGSFNKYNYNDKYVIAPVISYQIDSATLITAEYTHQHVEALSLGNYSFSPNGFGELDPSFFIGDPALDPSKLSDHNLTLYFNHKLDNNWKINGQIAYVNYGLKGGSTWLSSMKENGDIVRYYNLSEELAINKNAQFSIMGDIKTGSIINRFMAGVDMGNLKTWGDFTNGPQDIRTQVTKDSENGVFNVFHPVYGIPAINIPVFDYTTKSIQSRSGANTYATNLTYTGVYLQDEIRMLDEKLRVTLAGRFTHAVTVGKTLAAQVSDNVFSPRIGLSYSIMKDFSVYSLYDQSFLPVSGQDYLGRAFKPVRGNNIELGLKKDLFDGKWSATLAAYKITKENVLTADLDQTHIDEYKKLNPNSAANPSLQIQLGQIKSKGIELDIAGEIVKDLNLILNYAYTDAKVSKDANTSIIGNPIPNSVKHITNGWLSYRFKDESSFLNGFGLTGGYQIQLDRNAGSNAVSLKLPSYYRFDAGVSYEKGKVRLAALVNNLLDRKLLTQGSYTAKTASMPANSVGYYTYIYEVPRNARVTLTYMFK
- a CDS encoding bifunctional alpha,alpha-trehalose-phosphate synthase (UDP-forming)/trehalose-phosphatase, with product MMNNKTIIVSNRLPVKIIEHNGEYLLSPSEGGLATGLGSVYKEGNNIWIGWPGIEVPEERQDEVRKQLAELNLIPVFLTPEEINLYYEGFSNEILWPVFHYVVTYANFEQTYWDFYQLVNGKFEAELAAHVRDGDTIWVHDYQLMLLPSLIRAKAPNVTIGFFQHIPFPSYEIFRLIPWREELIHGLFGADLIGFHTFDDVRHFLSAAARLSPAKLSDNVITFQERQIVVEAFPMGIDDAKFEALAQSPLVEEHMNSFNEGLDNGKVILSIDRLDYSKGILQRLQAYELLLQTKPQCIGKISFYMIVVPSRDTVPQYRELREHIDQLVGNINARYRTLNWLPVHYFYRSFSVEFLSALYSTADICLVTPMRDGMNLVSKEYVASRIHDTGVLILSEMAGASKELNDALIVNPNNIGEIVKTILQALNMTLEEQHSRMASMRAVVKKFNIHLWVKNFMDKLEEVKVLQQSMLTRYASIKVREQIAEAYSKTDQRYIFLDYDGTLVGFQPVIDQASPDPELYELLNDLTSDLANKVIIISGRRNETLEKWFGHLKLDMIAEHGAWQKRYGEEWKSLPLLTDKWKQEVRTVLDTYTDRTPGSFIEDKSYSLVWHYRKVEDGLGELRASEIINHLKMIIADKGLQLMPGNKVIEFKNIEVNKGKAAQGWMHEAHPDFILALGDDHTDEDIFKALPEDAYTIKVGSNISAARYFLRNPTEVRLLLKNLTTFVPQGN
- a CDS encoding acyl-CoA thioesterase; this translates as MQDYKTVESSQTTLTELMIPSYSNFGGKIHGGIILSLMDKVAYVCAAKHSDGYCITASIDVVDFLAPVEVGELVSLMASVNYVGKTSMIIGIKVISENVRTHVVKHTNTSYFTMVAIGEDHKPKQVPGLILKSQDDIRRFSQAKNRRELKATYKRDEASIKDEFNTAECLISLRDERCQIFQ
- a CDS encoding YceH family protein; translation: METPQSLQLLSAIEQRILGSLIEKSKATPDYYPMTISALTAACNQKTSRNPVVNYDEESIVLTLNMLKIKGLVGTVSGAGSRVVKYKHNLAIVYPLLPTELVIVCLLLLRGPLTPGEINTNSSRLYEFETIEEVNELLQKLAADEPAYVVQLPKKAGQKESRYMHLFGGIPEVNEQEEVANDTPQSANTTELEERITKLEKEVEELKELVNLLMN
- a CDS encoding KUP/HAK/KT family potassium transporter, producing MSDHKNINSLSAGGLLISLGIVYGDIGTSPLYTLRAIFNTVSDSGQPITPLLVLGALSCIIWTLTLQTTIKYVVITLRADNRGEGGIFSLYSLVRKKAKWLVIPAVIGGCALLADGIITPSITVTSAIEGLQVKFPSLQIIPIVLTIIIFLFVIQQFGTSLVGKLFGPIMFLWFATLGVLGLLYIVHDYSVLKALNPYYAVQLISTNPMALVILGGVFLCTTGAEALYSDLGHCGRKNIRISWIFVKITLILNYLGQGAWLLAHPNYNDKLNPFYQLVPHQYLLPLVALATVAAVIASQAMITGSFTLISEAVRLNLWPKVKINYPSNQKGQIYVPSINWLLCAGCIIVVLIFKRSIDMEGAYGLAINLTFLATTILVAVFMRVKKVPTYIVVLFLTIYGLLELAFLVGNMTKFFHGGFVTVLIGSLLFTVMWGWYAARKIKNRFVKYVEIDDYYQIISELSDDETVAKYSSQLVYLTSANFKTEIESKIMYSILQKEPKRADIYWLVHVDVVDEPFCREYKVEFLIPGKLIRIDFKLGFREEQRVNLLFRKVVEELVKNGEVDITSQYKSLNRHKIAGDFRFVLLEKHLSKFAKLSFYERTVMHYYFVLKRLSLSEERSFGLDSSYVEIEKVPLIFVTPDDIELSRLPV
- a CDS encoding T9SS type A sorting domain-containing protein; the encoded protein is MNKTSKTAFFAYVICCACISLLCSMPVLAQKSDSIYYSSRAKKVNRTPTIKANIQSYKPSYNAGLGYLPYNNSLLNAKGSIKQDKILSVSKVYPNPVDDQVNVTLKLDREGVVSIKIIDLLGNEVITLANERMVSGEQTKSFTIPNKLNSGIYFLRIVCGAETIVKRISVI